The Burkholderia ubonensis genome has a window encoding:
- a CDS encoding cache domain-containing protein, protein MRLKAKIFLLAIVPFLVAIAGIGFGVRHQATSLARTQHATIQSAYLSSKEVELKHYVDLATSAIMPLYEASGSNARDDALLRTQALAMLQKMDFGPDGYFFVYDLHGNSLMHPREPERVGHNFWTMRDPQGSLTIQQLINAASHGGGYVRYVWQRPSTGRAAPKLGYVVALERWGWMVGTGIYLDDVDNALQRIDARASANIERTMSWLTVIALAGAAAIAVCALVLNVSESRSADAKLKQLAQRVVESQEQERARLSRELHDGISQMMVSAKLMLESALARFERGATRVPEAEQALASGVVRLGDTLREVRRISHALRPAMLDDLGLAAALDQLVRELGAESGVDIGYTQVAHSGARPLPAAVNTALFRIAQEALSNIVHHAQASRAAVTLDVATHAVTLSIADNGCGFDAERSQADARGGIGLRNMRERLDALGGALTITSQVGHTVVAARVPLTSPA, encoded by the coding sequence ATGAGACTCAAGGCAAAGATCTTCCTTCTGGCCATCGTGCCGTTTCTCGTCGCGATCGCCGGCATCGGCTTCGGGGTGCGCCACCAGGCGACGTCGCTCGCGCGCACCCAGCATGCGACGATCCAGTCCGCGTACCTGTCGAGCAAGGAAGTCGAGCTCAAGCATTACGTCGACCTGGCGACGAGCGCGATCATGCCGCTCTACGAAGCGAGCGGCAGCAATGCGCGCGACGACGCGCTGCTGCGCACGCAGGCGCTCGCGATGCTGCAGAAAATGGATTTCGGCCCCGACGGCTATTTCTTCGTGTACGACCTGCACGGCAATTCGCTGATGCATCCGCGCGAGCCCGAGCGGGTCGGCCACAATTTCTGGACGATGCGCGACCCGCAGGGCAGCCTGACGATCCAGCAGCTGATCAACGCCGCGTCGCACGGCGGCGGCTACGTCCGCTACGTCTGGCAGCGCCCGTCGACCGGGCGGGCCGCGCCGAAGCTCGGCTACGTCGTCGCGCTCGAGCGCTGGGGCTGGATGGTCGGCACGGGCATCTACCTCGACGACGTCGACAACGCGCTGCAGAGGATCGACGCGCGCGCGTCCGCGAACATCGAGCGCACGATGAGCTGGCTGACCGTGATCGCGCTGGCCGGCGCGGCGGCGATCGCCGTCTGCGCGCTGGTGCTGAACGTCAGCGAATCGCGCAGCGCGGATGCAAAGCTCAAGCAGCTTGCGCAGCGCGTCGTCGAATCGCAGGAACAGGAGCGCGCGCGGCTGTCGCGCGAGCTGCACGACGGCATCAGCCAGATGATGGTGTCGGCGAAGCTGATGCTCGAATCGGCGCTCGCGCGCTTCGAGCGCGGCGCGACGCGCGTGCCCGAGGCCGAGCAGGCGCTCGCGTCCGGCGTCGTCCGGCTCGGCGACACGCTGCGCGAAGTGCGGCGCATCTCGCACGCGCTGCGGCCGGCGATGCTCGACGATCTCGGGCTCGCGGCCGCGCTCGACCAGCTCGTGCGCGAGCTCGGCGCGGAAAGCGGCGTCGACATCGGCTACACGCAGGTCGCGCACAGCGGCGCGCGGCCGCTGCCCGCCGCGGTCAACACCGCGCTGTTCCGGATCGCGCAGGAAGCGCTCAGCAACATCGTGCATCATGCGCAGGCATCGCGCGCCGCGGTGACGCTCGACGTCGCGACGCACGCGGTCACGCTGAGCATCGCCGACAACGGCTGCGGGTTCGACGCCGAGCGCTCGCAGGCCGACGCGCGCGGCGGCATCGGCCTGCGCAACATGCGCGAACGCCTCGACGCGCTCGGCGGCGCGCTGACGATCACGTCGCAGGTCGGCCACACCGTGGTGGCCGCGCGCGTGCCGCTGACTTCACCGGCCTGA
- a CDS encoding MMPL family transporter, which produces MVTSLIIRLVAWSVRRPVWVVVLSLIIAAMSGVYVARHFKISTDISKLVDAEPQWAALGKGIDRAFPQRDGTILAVVEAPAPEFATAAAHALTAALQKQAEAGRIGQVAEPGGGPFFEHNGLLFLPPQEVADTTSQLARARPLVNELAKNPSLTGLATTLSTTLGQPLLTGQVKLPAMAKLLSRSAATVDDVLAGKPAAFSWRALVDNDAAKQPARAFVTVQPVVNYGALKAGEEASRTIRDTARALDLEKRFGAVVRLTGEQPLADDEFASVQDGAALNGALTLLAVLVILWLALRSKRMIGSVIVTLFVGLAVTAALGLMMVGSLNMISVAFMVLFVGLGVDFSIQYGVKYREERFRDPRIDHALIGAAHSMGMPLALATTAVAASFFSFIPTAYRGVSELGLIAGVGMFVALATTVTLLPALLRLFAPPGESKSPGFPMLAPVDEFLDVHRKPILIGTLAVVIGALPLLKFLHFDFNPLHLKDPYSESMATLLALKDSPEASVNDVTLLAPSLAEADAAAKRLDALPEVGRTTTLSTFIPADQPAKRASIAAAASELMPALTQPAAPPATDAQRVAALKRVSDLLGYAAEDHPGPGAAAAQHLSASLAKLAAADAATRDRAERAFSDTLRTALSQLATLLQPQEITRDTLPPQLVRDWVAPDGHALVQISPKVPKGVDPGDDTMLRRFATAVKAAEPGAIGGPISILHSADTIINAFLHAALWSTVSITILLWITLRRFGDVLRTLVPLLVSGIVTLELCVVFGMSLNFANIIALPLMLGVGVAFKVYFVMAWRAGQTGLLHSSLTHAVLFSAATTATAFGSLWLSHHPGTSSMGKLLALALTCTLIGAVVFQPVLMGKPRVKRAQNQSQGINE; this is translated from the coding sequence ATGGTGACATCTCTCATCATTCGACTCGTCGCGTGGTCGGTCCGACGCCCGGTCTGGGTCGTCGTGCTGTCCCTGATCATCGCCGCCATGAGCGGCGTCTACGTCGCGCGTCACTTCAAGATCAGTACGGACATCAGCAAGCTCGTCGACGCCGAGCCTCAATGGGCGGCGCTCGGCAAGGGCATCGACCGCGCGTTCCCGCAACGCGACGGCACGATCCTCGCGGTCGTCGAAGCCCCCGCGCCCGAATTCGCGACCGCCGCCGCGCATGCGCTGACGGCCGCGCTGCAGAAGCAGGCCGAAGCCGGCCGCATCGGCCAGGTCGCCGAGCCCGGCGGCGGCCCGTTCTTCGAGCACAACGGGCTGCTGTTCCTGCCGCCGCAGGAAGTCGCGGACACCACGTCGCAACTCGCGCGCGCGCGTCCGCTCGTCAACGAGCTCGCGAAGAACCCGAGCCTGACCGGGCTCGCGACCACGCTGTCGACGACGCTCGGCCAGCCGCTCCTGACCGGCCAGGTGAAGCTGCCGGCGATGGCCAAGCTGCTGTCGCGCAGCGCCGCGACGGTCGACGACGTGCTGGCCGGCAAGCCCGCCGCGTTCTCGTGGCGCGCGCTCGTCGACAACGACGCCGCGAAGCAGCCTGCGCGCGCGTTCGTCACCGTGCAGCCGGTGGTCAACTACGGCGCGCTGAAGGCCGGCGAGGAAGCGAGCCGGACGATCCGCGACACCGCACGGGCGCTCGACCTCGAGAAGCGCTTCGGCGCGGTCGTGCGGCTGACCGGCGAGCAGCCGCTTGCCGACGACGAATTCGCGTCGGTGCAGGACGGCGCGGCGCTCAACGGCGCCCTCACACTGCTCGCGGTGCTCGTCATCCTGTGGCTCGCGCTGCGCTCGAAGCGGATGATCGGCTCGGTGATCGTCACGCTGTTCGTCGGCCTCGCCGTCACCGCCGCGCTCGGCCTGATGATGGTCGGCTCGCTGAACATGATCTCGGTCGCGTTCATGGTGCTGTTCGTCGGCCTCGGCGTCGATTTCTCGATCCAGTACGGCGTGAAGTACCGCGAGGAGCGCTTCCGCGACCCGCGCATCGACCACGCGCTGATCGGCGCCGCGCACTCGATGGGCATGCCGCTCGCGCTCGCGACCACGGCGGTCGCGGCCAGCTTCTTCTCGTTCATCCCGACCGCGTATCGCGGCGTGTCCGAGCTCGGCCTGATCGCGGGCGTCGGCATGTTCGTCGCGCTGGCCACCACCGTCACGCTGCTGCCCGCGCTGCTGCGCCTGTTCGCGCCGCCGGGCGAATCGAAGTCGCCGGGCTTTCCGATGCTCGCGCCGGTCGACGAGTTCCTCGACGTGCACCGCAAGCCGATCCTGATCGGCACGCTCGCGGTCGTGATCGGCGCGCTGCCGCTGCTCAAGTTCCTGCACTTCGATTTCAACCCGCTGCACCTGAAGGACCCGTACAGCGAATCGATGGCGACCCTGCTCGCGCTGAAGGATTCGCCGGAGGCGTCGGTCAACGACGTCACGCTGCTCGCGCCGTCGCTCGCCGAAGCCGACGCGGCCGCGAAGCGTCTCGACGCGCTGCCCGAAGTCGGCCGCACGACGACGCTGTCGACCTTCATCCCGGCCGACCAGCCGGCCAAGCGCGCGTCGATCGCCGCCGCCGCGAGCGAGCTGATGCCCGCGCTGACGCAGCCCGCCGCGCCGCCCGCGACCGACGCGCAGCGCGTCGCCGCGCTCAAGCGCGTGTCGGACCTGCTGGGCTACGCGGCCGAGGATCATCCGGGCCCGGGCGCGGCGGCCGCGCAGCACCTGTCGGCGTCGCTCGCGAAGCTCGCGGCCGCCGACGCCGCGACGCGCGACCGCGCCGAGCGCGCGTTCTCCGATACGCTGCGCACCGCGCTCAGCCAGCTCGCGACGCTGCTCCAGCCGCAGGAGATCACGCGCGACACGCTGCCGCCGCAGCTCGTGCGCGACTGGGTCGCGCCGGACGGCCATGCGCTCGTGCAGATCTCGCCGAAGGTGCCGAAGGGCGTCGATCCGGGCGACGACACGATGCTGCGCCGCTTCGCGACGGCCGTGAAGGCCGCCGAGCCGGGCGCGATCGGCGGGCCGATCTCGATCCTGCATTCGGCCGACACCATCATCAATGCGTTCCTGCATGCGGCGCTGTGGTCGACCGTGTCGATCACGATCCTGCTGTGGATCACGCTGCGCCGTTTCGGCGACGTGCTGCGCACGCTGGTGCCGCTGCTCGTGTCGGGCATCGTGACGCTCGAGCTGTGCGTCGTGTTCGGCATGTCGCTCAACTTCGCCAACATCATCGCGCTGCCGCTGATGCTCGGCGTCGGCGTCGCGTTCAAGGTGTATTTCGTGATGGCGTGGCGCGCCGGGCAGACCGGCCTGCTGCATTCGAGCCTCACGCATGCGGTGCTGTTCAGCGCCGCGACCACGGCCACCGCATTCGGCAGCCTGTGGCTGTCGCATCACCCCGGCACGTCCAGCATGGGCAAGCTGCTCGCGCTCGCGCTGACGTGCACGCTGATCGGCGCCGTGGTGTTCCAGCCGGTACTCATGGGCAAACCGCGCGTGAAGCGCGCGCAGAACCAATCGCAAGGAATCAATGAATAA
- a CDS encoding response regulator, whose protein sequence is MSAPDTPARLPADPVAQPVAQPVARLLLVDDHPLVRDGLRMRLEAADLSVVGEAGNADEALALAESLEPDLALMDVGMNGMNGIALAGVFHERFPGIRVLMLSMHDNVEYVTQAVRAGASGYLLKDSPASEIVRAIGAVLAGHTFFSEGLAARMIHASAAASPLDRLTPRERDILDALAEGLSSKQIAQQTGLSVRTVETHRLNLKRKLDIEGQAELIKFAVEHRRR, encoded by the coding sequence ATGAGCGCCCCGGACACCCCCGCAAGGCTCCCCGCCGACCCCGTCGCCCAGCCGGTCGCCCAGCCGGTCGCCCGCCTTCTGCTCGTCGACGACCATCCGCTCGTGCGCGACGGCCTGCGGATGCGGCTCGAAGCGGCCGACCTGTCGGTCGTCGGCGAGGCCGGCAACGCCGACGAGGCGCTGGCGCTTGCCGAATCGCTCGAACCCGATCTCGCGCTGATGGACGTCGGCATGAACGGCATGAACGGCATCGCGCTCGCCGGCGTGTTCCACGAGCGCTTTCCCGGCATCCGCGTGCTGATGCTGTCGATGCACGACAACGTCGAATACGTGACGCAGGCCGTGCGCGCCGGCGCGAGCGGCTACCTGCTGAAGGATTCGCCGGCGAGCGAGATCGTCCGCGCGATCGGCGCGGTGCTCGCGGGCCACACGTTCTTCAGCGAAGGGCTCGCCGCGCGGATGATCCACGCCAGCGCGGCGGCGTCGCCGCTCGATCGCCTGACGCCGCGCGAACGCGACATCCTCGATGCGCTCGCCGAAGGCCTGTCGAGCAAGCAGATCGCGCAGCAGACCGGGCTGTCGGTGCGCACCGTCGAGACGCACCGGCTCAACCTGAAACGCAAGCTCGACATCGAAGGACAGGCCGAGCTGATCAAGTTCGCGGTCGAGCATCGGCGGCGGTAG
- the shc gene encoding squalene--hopene cyclase: MNDLTDMPTLAADSAAADLDAAVARATDALLAAQQADGHWVYELEADSTIPAEYILLVHYLGETPNLELERKIGRYLRRIQQPDGGWPLFTDGAPNISASVKAYFALKVIGDDENAEHMQRARKAIHAMGGAEMSNVFTRIQLALYGAIPWRAVPMMPVEIMLLPQWFPFHLSKVSYWARTVIVPLLVLNAKRPIAKNPRGVRIDELFIDPPVNAGLLPRQGHQSAGWFAFFRVVDHALRAVDGLFPSYTRERAIRQAVAFVDERLNGEDGLGAIYPAMANAVMMYDALGYPEDHPNRAIARRSVEKLLVVHDDEAYCQPCLSPVWDTSLAAHALLETGDPRAEDAVVRGLEWLRPLQILDVRGDWISRRPNVRPGGWAFQYANPHYPDVDDTAVVVMAMDRVEKLRHSDAYRESISRAREWVVGMQSSDGGWGAFEPENTQYYLNNIPFSDHGALLDPPTADVSGRCLSMLSQLGETAANSEAARRSLDYMLKEQEPDGSWYGRWGMNYVYGTWTALCSLNAAGLGPDDPRVKRGAQWLLSVQNKDGGWGEDGDSYKLDYRGYEQAPSTSSQTAWALLGLMAAGEVNHPAVARGIDYLIAEQKEHGLWDETRFTATGFPRVFYLRYHGYRKFFPLWALARYRNLKRANATRVTVGM; encoded by the coding sequence ATGAACGATCTCACCGATATGCCAACCCTGGCCGCCGACTCCGCGGCAGCCGACCTCGACGCCGCCGTCGCACGCGCGACCGACGCGCTGCTGGCCGCCCAGCAAGCCGACGGGCACTGGGTCTACGAACTCGAAGCGGATTCGACGATTCCGGCCGAGTACATCCTGCTTGTCCACTATCTCGGCGAAACGCCGAACCTCGAGCTCGAACGGAAGATCGGCCGCTATCTGCGCCGCATCCAGCAGCCGGACGGCGGCTGGCCGCTGTTCACCGACGGCGCGCCGAACATCAGCGCGAGCGTGAAGGCGTACTTCGCGCTGAAGGTGATCGGCGACGACGAGAACGCCGAGCACATGCAGCGTGCGCGCAAGGCGATCCACGCGATGGGCGGCGCGGAGATGTCGAACGTGTTCACGCGCATCCAGCTCGCGCTGTACGGTGCGATTCCGTGGCGCGCGGTGCCGATGATGCCGGTCGAGATCATGCTGCTGCCGCAGTGGTTTCCGTTCCACCTGTCGAAGGTGTCGTACTGGGCACGCACGGTGATCGTGCCGCTGCTCGTGCTGAACGCGAAGCGGCCGATCGCGAAGAACCCGCGCGGCGTGCGCATCGACGAGCTGTTCATCGATCCGCCCGTCAACGCGGGGCTGCTGCCGCGCCAGGGCCACCAGAGCGCCGGCTGGTTCGCGTTCTTCCGCGTCGTCGATCACGCGCTGCGCGCGGTCGACGGCCTGTTCCCGAGCTACACGCGCGAACGCGCGATCCGCCAGGCGGTTGCATTCGTCGACGAGCGCCTGAACGGCGAGGACGGTCTCGGCGCGATCTATCCGGCGATGGCCAACGCGGTGATGATGTACGACGCGCTCGGCTATCCGGAAGACCATCCGAACCGCGCGATCGCGCGCCGTTCGGTCGAGAAGCTGCTCGTCGTGCACGACGACGAAGCGTACTGCCAGCCGTGCCTGTCGCCGGTGTGGGATACGTCGCTCGCGGCGCACGCGCTGCTCGAGACGGGCGACCCGCGCGCGGAAGACGCCGTGGTGCGCGGCCTCGAATGGCTGCGTCCGCTGCAGATCCTCGACGTGCGCGGCGACTGGATCTCGCGCCGCCCGAACGTGCGGCCCGGCGGCTGGGCGTTCCAGTATGCGAACCCGCATTACCCGGACGTCGACGATACGGCGGTCGTCGTGATGGCGATGGACCGCGTCGAGAAGCTCCGGCATTCGGACGCGTATCGCGAGTCGATCTCGCGCGCGCGCGAGTGGGTCGTCGGCATGCAGAGCAGCGACGGCGGCTGGGGCGCGTTCGAGCCGGAAAACACGCAGTACTACCTGAACAACATCCCGTTCTCCGATCACGGCGCGCTGCTCGATCCGCCGACCGCGGACGTGTCGGGCCGCTGCCTGTCGATGCTGTCGCAGCTCGGCGAGACGGCCGCGAACAGCGAAGCGGCGCGCCGCTCGCTCGACTACATGCTGAAGGAGCAGGAACCGGACGGCAGCTGGTACGGCCGCTGGGGGATGAACTACGTGTACGGCACGTGGACCGCGCTGTGCTCGCTGAACGCGGCCGGCCTCGGCCCGGACGATCCGCGCGTGAAGCGCGGCGCGCAGTGGCTGCTGTCGGTCCAGAACAAGGACGGCGGCTGGGGCGAGGACGGCGACAGCTACAAGCTCGACTATCGCGGCTACGAGCAGGCGCCGAGCACGTCGTCGCAGACGGCCTGGGCGCTGCTCGGCCTGATGGCGGCCGGCGAGGTGAACCATCCGGCGGTCGCGCGCGGGATCGACTACCTGATCGCCGAGCAGAAGGAACACGGGCTGTGGGACGAGACGCGCTTCACGGCGACCGGCTTCCCGCGCGTGTTCTACCTGCGCTACCACGGCTACCGCAAGTTCTTCCCGCTGTGGGCGCTTGCGCGCTACCGCAACCTGAAGCGCGCCAACGCGACGCGCGTGACGGTCGGGATGTAA
- a CDS encoding VacJ family lipoprotein, with product MNKRTIAATVAAGALLSGCATGPNRNPSDPLEPMNRAVYTFNDTVDRNIAVPIAKGYQKVTPTPVRTAISNFFSNLGDLGNIANNLLQLRITDATQDLMRVAMNSLFGVGGLIDIATPAGLPKHHQDFGLTLARWGMPSGPYLVLPVFGPSTFRDGVGRAVDVRFNLLNYIEPAARNPMYVMQFVSARSDLLGATDLLKQAALDPYSFVRDAYLQQRKSLTFHGESASAEAPNYAQPDESGAAPAAAPSAPGLPNYEDPGDAGGAAGAAPNNAPAAAGLPQYDDPGAGSAMPASAAAASAVPAASAVPAVSAAPAAAPATPASASTGATTAPAANGAPIAPAMPTLPASAPAAQ from the coding sequence ATGAATAAAAGAACCATTGCGGCCACCGTCGCCGCTGGCGCGCTGCTGAGCGGCTGCGCGACCGGCCCCAACCGCAATCCGTCCGATCCGCTCGAGCCGATGAACCGCGCGGTGTACACGTTCAACGACACCGTCGACCGGAACATCGCGGTGCCGATCGCGAAGGGCTATCAGAAGGTCACGCCGACGCCGGTGCGCACGGCGATCAGCAACTTCTTCTCGAACCTCGGCGACCTCGGCAACATCGCGAACAACCTGCTGCAGCTGCGGATCACCGATGCGACGCAGGACCTGATGCGCGTCGCGATGAACTCGCTGTTCGGCGTCGGCGGCCTGATCGACATCGCGACGCCCGCGGGGCTGCCGAAGCATCACCAGGATTTCGGCCTGACGCTCGCGCGCTGGGGCATGCCGTCCGGCCCGTATCTCGTTCTGCCGGTGTTCGGGCCGAGCACGTTCCGCGACGGCGTCGGCCGCGCGGTCGACGTGCGCTTCAACCTGCTCAACTACATCGAGCCGGCCGCGCGCAATCCGATGTACGTGATGCAGTTCGTGAGCGCGCGTTCGGACCTGCTCGGCGCGACCGACCTGCTGAAGCAGGCGGCGCTCGATCCGTATTCGTTCGTGCGCGACGCGTACCTGCAGCAGCGCAAGTCGCTCACGTTCCACGGCGAATCGGCGTCGGCCGAAGCGCCGAACTACGCGCAGCCCGATGAATCGGGCGCGGCGCCGGCGGCCGCGCCGTCCGCGCCGGGGCTGCCGAATTACGAAGATCCGGGCGACGCGGGCGGCGCAGCGGGTGCAGCGCCGAACAATGCGCCGGCCGCGGCCGGCTTGCCGCAATATGACGATCCGGGGGCGGGCAGTGCGATGCCTGCGAGCGCGGCGGCGGCTTCTGCCGTGCCTGCCGCGTCCGCCGTGCCTGCTGTGTCTGCAGCACCCGCTGCGGCGCCGGCAACGCCTGCATCGGCGTCGACCGGCGCAACGACTGCGCCGGCCGCCAACGGCGCACCGATCGCGCCGGCAATGCCGACGCTCCCCGCGAGCGCGCCTGCCGCGCAGTAA
- a CDS encoding GGDEF domain-containing protein, whose translation MLDPAMAIATSALMSAVLLVLLGSLLRSGIPGVLEWFAANVATVVALPLFLMRFRIPDTLSVVAANMLMAWAAVAYYAGCARFLGRPAHWPVLMVSLLPLGIALVYWRYAVDSIPLRVLVTTLFTAAVCIAVALLVLRHRPSGRSAYSYRVTAAMAFLFALCQIARGIYFMTLDEASSPLMFASTGNVILLVAAAAIMPTLSMSSMMMVHDVLLADAREAANRDFLTGALSRKGFEAVAHVQLAEAGRQGSPTALLIVDLDHFKAINDTLGHAGGDAVLREFVRVTQMQLRRGDVLGRMGGEEFAVLLPATALDDARAIAERLRHAVAAQPMTTAAGPCRYSISCGVAGWRAGETLDHLSARADAALYEAKRSGRNRVCLHGDLAIV comes from the coding sequence ATGCTCGATCCTGCCATGGCTATCGCCACGTCCGCACTCATGAGCGCGGTGCTGCTGGTGCTGCTCGGTTCGCTGCTCCGATCGGGGATACCGGGCGTGCTCGAATGGTTCGCCGCCAATGTCGCGACCGTCGTCGCTCTGCCGCTGTTCCTGATGCGGTTCAGGATTCCGGATACCCTGTCCGTCGTTGCTGCAAACATGCTGATGGCATGGGCGGCCGTCGCCTACTATGCCGGCTGTGCCCGTTTTCTGGGGCGTCCGGCCCACTGGCCGGTGCTGATGGTCTCCCTTCTGCCGCTGGGAATCGCGCTCGTCTACTGGCGCTATGCGGTCGACAGCATTCCGCTTCGTGTACTCGTCACCACGCTGTTCACTGCTGCGGTTTGCATCGCGGTCGCGCTTCTGGTGCTCCGGCACCGCCCGTCCGGACGATCGGCCTATTCCTATCGCGTGACCGCCGCGATGGCATTCCTCTTCGCGTTATGCCAGATCGCGCGCGGGATCTATTTCATGACGCTGGACGAAGCGTCGAGCCCGCTGATGTTCGCCTCCACCGGCAACGTGATCTTGCTGGTCGCGGCCGCGGCGATCATGCCGACGCTATCGATGTCCTCGATGATGATGGTGCACGACGTACTGCTCGCCGACGCGCGCGAGGCCGCGAACCGCGACTTCCTCACCGGCGCGCTTTCGCGCAAGGGCTTTGAAGCCGTTGCACACGTCCAGTTGGCGGAAGCGGGCAGGCAGGGTTCGCCGACCGCGCTGCTGATCGTCGATCTCGATCATTTCAAGGCGATCAACGATACGCTCGGCCATGCTGGCGGGGACGCCGTGCTGCGCGAATTCGTCCGCGTGACGCAGATGCAACTGAGGCGTGGCGACGTGCTTGGCCGCATGGGCGGCGAAGAATTTGCCGTGCTGCTGCCGGCAACGGCGCTGGACGACGCGCGGGCCATCGCGGAGCGGCTGCGCCATGCAGTCGCTGCCCAGCCCATGACGACCGCCGCCGGGCCGTGTCGATACAGCATCAGTTGCGGCGTGGCCGGCTGGCGAGCGGGCGAAACCCTGGACCACCTGAGCGCGAGAGCGGACGCAGCCCTCTACGAGGCGAAGCGCTCGGGACGCAACCGGGTGTGCCTTCACGGGGACCTCGCCATCGTGTAA
- a CDS encoding phosphorylase, which yields MAFEARIAGGDGVEAVFAARADRLERALTEATARGCAGIVSFGTAGGLAPDLAPGALVIADAIDGPFGRVQTDVGWSARLVGALHDTPVWPRVKRGVMAAVGAPVVSEEDKASLYRAKGALAVDMESHIAAAFAAARGVPFAVCRAIVDPAWRTLPSAATAGLRDDGSTAILPILRELIKQPSQLGPLLQVAGDARAARMTLIQARHAFERAGAMRMV from the coding sequence ATGGCGTTCGAGGCGCGCATCGCGGGCGGCGACGGCGTCGAGGCGGTGTTCGCCGCGCGCGCCGACCGGCTCGAGCGTGCGCTGACCGAAGCGACCGCGCGCGGCTGCGCGGGCATCGTCAGCTTCGGCACTGCGGGCGGGCTTGCGCCCGACCTCGCGCCGGGCGCGCTCGTGATCGCCGACGCGATCGACGGGCCGTTCGGCCGCGTGCAGACGGACGTCGGCTGGAGCGCGCGGCTCGTCGGCGCGCTGCATGACACGCCGGTGTGGCCGCGCGTGAAACGCGGCGTGATGGCGGCCGTCGGCGCGCCGGTCGTGAGCGAAGAAGACAAGGCGTCGCTGTATCGCGCGAAAGGCGCGCTGGCCGTCGACATGGAATCGCACATCGCCGCGGCCTTCGCGGCGGCGCGCGGCGTGCCGTTCGCGGTGTGCCGCGCGATCGTCGATCCGGCGTGGCGCACGTTGCCGAGCGCCGCGACGGCCGGGCTGCGCGACGACGGCAGCACCGCGATCCTGCCGATCCTGCGCGAGCTCATCAAGCAACCTTCCCAGCTCGGCCCGCTGCTGCAGGTCGCGGGCGATGCGCGCGCGGCGCGCATGACGCTGATCCAGGCGCGGCATGCGTTCGAGCGTGCGGGCGCGATGCGGATGGTCTGA
- a CDS encoding MlaC/ttg2D family ABC transporter substrate-binding protein, with the protein MKRHLFAFLAAATVSISAFAQSAPVDVVRNAVEGTVNAMKADPVARGGDMAKVTQVVEARFLPATNFERTTRIAVGDAWKQATPQQQQELYKQFKLLMTRTYAASLAQLGNQDAKFSFKAGGASGADALVQSTVTTPGDSQSVGYRLGKIGNDWKIYDIDMSGAWLIQVYQGQFKSQLAQGGIDGLIAFLQKHNARTN; encoded by the coding sequence ATGAAACGTCATCTGTTTGCTTTTCTCGCCGCGGCCACCGTGTCGATTTCCGCTTTCGCGCAGAGTGCGCCGGTCGACGTGGTTCGCAATGCGGTCGAGGGCACCGTCAATGCGATGAAGGCCGATCCGGTCGCACGCGGCGGCGACATGGCGAAGGTCACGCAGGTGGTCGAGGCGCGCTTCCTGCCCGCGACGAATTTCGAGCGCACGACCCGCATCGCGGTCGGCGACGCGTGGAAGCAGGCGACGCCGCAACAGCAGCAAGAGCTGTACAAGCAGTTCAAGCTGCTGATGACGCGCACCTACGCCGCGTCGCTCGCGCAGCTCGGCAACCAGGACGCGAAGTTCTCGTTCAAGGCGGGCGGCGCGTCGGGCGCCGACGCGCTCGTGCAGTCGACGGTGACGACGCCGGGCGACAGCCAGTCGGTCGGCTACCGGCTCGGCAAGATCGGCAACGACTGGAAGATCTACGACATCGACATGTCGGGCGCGTGGCTGATCCAGGTCTACCAGGGGCAGTTCAAGAGCCAGCTCGCGCAAGGCGGCATCGACGGGCTGATCGCGTTCCTGCAGAAGCACAACGCGCGGACGAACTGA